The Dermacentor andersoni chromosome 1, qqDerAnde1_hic_scaffold, whole genome shotgun sequence genomic interval GACAATTAACTAATTGTATCacgtgagtttgcaaggcgtatccacttggaatgtaTTTCCAGAATaggacaccagtttggagatacgcgccatcaaactcgccttaaaaatgcactgttgttacaCTTGTTCAAGAAAaggctgttttatgcattgaagcacaaaagtaactagaacgcccatgtatttcttcCCGCACTTTGAGAAATAatctctcgaaactggtgtaatcctTGAAATTCATCTCAAAtgaatacgtcttgcaaactcagcggctacaattcgtagattgcaatatgtgccgtaaagtaattaatcaggaaattaattagtgaattttaggTAATTGGttgaatatgcgtttcgattactcatgctagtaatgtccgcatcTTCAaataatgcagctcaaggacAATAATTATATGCAATCAGCCTCGGGCGATTTTTAAAAAGTTACGTAAAACCAGATTCCTTCGTGTTTACCATGTTTATCGGGACTCcggtaaaacttaaaaatgatcaccctctATTTAAGGCTATACATACCCATTGCGTCACCTGGGCACATCTATTCAGGGGTATTGGCAAAGAATGGACTTGTACCAATATCACATACGCAGTGCTGAAGTACATGCCCAGTTACCCACGTTGTCTGCTATATATAGGCcagccagcagcaagttgtccaTTCGGGCACATACCCTTGTctgctcggcaagacagcagccaccGCATAGCTAGTAGCCTAAGTTGACTCTACTCCCCTCATAAATTGGCAGACGCATACAAACCGCAAAGTGGGGGgtagagccaaagaaagctatcgctttaaaattttcagaaaagttGGGAGGAGTCCTTGTACATCTGTCGATCGTATATGGACAATGCGATACGCGCTTAATAGAAAAAAGGGGTCATTGCTTACGTCATTTACTTTGAAGACCGATTTCCTCGCGACCATCGACGTAATTTTACTGATACGGACTTTAAAATACTTGGATGCAATATAGAAAGTCAAGGGTAAAGGAAAACATAACCGCCTTTCGCACCAGCTCCGCCACATGGGCCCCGTTTGTGCGGACCAAGGAGTTTAAAGAAAAACTTTAACCTTCTTTAACCTTCTTGGTGCGGACATAGCGCCAATGTATGTCGGTCTTAGTAGAATATAGCAGCTGGCCCGTAACCGCTCTTGCCCTGTTTAAATGATTACATCTGGGGGCTCAGCAGCTTATTGCGGCGCGAGTATACTACATGACGGTGCTCTCTCCGTTCTTTGCAGCGGCTGTCGGCGCACAGGAGACGCTCGAAGTTCAGCCCGCGGATCCGGTCATCGGGTGCCGCCACGGTGCACGAGTGCCGGCACTGTCGGCAGCGCTTCCGCTGCGCCAGCCGGCTCATGGCGCACGAGGTGTACGCGCACAGCTACGCGGGTGCGGCTAGGGGCAGCAAGCTGCCTTGCCCCATCTGTTCGAGGCTGTGCCGGTCGCAGGCCACCATGTCTGCGCACCTCGGCACCCACCTGGGCGAGCTCATGTGCAGAAAGTGCGGCGCGGAGTTTGCCAGCGTCGGCGCAGCCGTGTTGCACGACATGCGCCACTCGCACTCGGACAGCCTGATGTGCGGCCTTTGCAGGCAGATGTTCCGAGGGAAGGCCGAGCTCAAAGAACACAGGCAGTCGGCGCACACCGTGGTGCTTCGGGCGAATCCGCCGCCCGAGTCGGTCACCGGGTAGTTCG includes:
- the LOC126546964 gene encoding uncharacterized protein, with translation MTTERAGGTRLSAHRRRSKFSPRIRSSGAATVHECRHCRQRFRCASRLMAHEVYAHSYAGAARGSKLPCPICSRLCRSQATMSAHLGTHLGELMCRKCGAEFASVGAAVLHDMRHSHSDSLMCGLCRQMFRGKAELKEHRQSAHTVVLRANPPPESVTG